A window from Pseudomonadales bacterium encodes these proteins:
- the pyrR gene encoding bifunctional pyr operon transcriptional regulator/uracil phosphoribosyltransferase PyrR codes for MVELPAVDLLLDAMAAALRQQLAALRISRPAMVGIRTGGVWVAEQLHQRLGLDEPLGTLDIGFYRDDFTRIGLQPKVAPSQLPFAVDGRALLLVDDVIMSGRTIRAALNELFDYGRPASVMLAVLIDLPQRELPIQPDVCGERLLLAPGERIKLTGPQPLSLRLERTAP; via the coding sequence ATGGTTGAACTTCCGGCGGTGGATCTGTTGCTCGATGCGATGGCCGCAGCGTTGCGCCAGCAGCTCGCTGCGTTGCGAATCAGTCGGCCGGCCATGGTCGGCATTCGCACCGGCGGCGTCTGGGTGGCCGAGCAGCTGCATCAGCGGCTGGGTCTCGACGAACCGCTCGGCACGCTCGACATCGGCTTCTACCGCGATGACTTCACCCGCATCGGCCTGCAACCGAAGGTGGCGCCGTCGCAACTGCCCTTCGCGGTCGATGGTCGCGCGCTGCTGCTGGTGGATGACGTGATCATGAGTGGCCGAACCATTCGCGCCGCGCTCAATGAGCTGTTCGACTATGGTCGGCCGGCCTCGGTGATGCTGGCGGTGCTGATCGACCTGCCGCAGCGTGAGCTGCCGATCCAGCCCGATGTGTGTGGCGAGCGGCTGCTGCTGGCGCCGGGTGAGCGGATCAAGCTGACCGGGCCGCAGCCGCTGTCGCTGCGCCTCGAACGCACCGCCCCGTGA
- a CDS encoding dihydroorotase: protein MSDRSRAVPAPALLIRGGRVIDPVQGIDRVADLAVSDGRILSIGEPPPGFVAEQQIDAQGWVVAPGFVDLAVRPREPGDEQKATLESECRAALAGGITTLCMPPDTRPPIDTPAVVRLIEAQARAAGAARVVVLGALTQQLAGAFPAEMAALRAAGCVGMSNGKAPLATARVLRHCMEYAASNGLMLFVEPEEPTLAADGCAHEGEVASRLGLTGIPASAESIAIATVLLLVEQTGARVHFGRLSAARSVALIAQAKAQGLPVTADVAAHQLIWNERALLDYDARFHLRPPLRGEADRQALLQGVLEGVVDAICSDHQPHEAEAKLAPFAATEPGISALETLLPLALAAASQVEMPLIKLIERLSSAPARLLGLDAGSLLPGARADLCLFAPAERWRLSAATLHSRGQNSPLLESELVGRVRHTLLDGRIVHQAP from the coding sequence ATGTCTGATCGATCCAGGGCCGTGCCGGCACCGGCGCTGCTGATCCGCGGTGGCCGGGTCATCGACCCGGTTCAGGGCATCGACCGCGTCGCCGATCTGGCGGTCAGCGACGGCCGGATTCTGTCGATTGGCGAGCCACCGCCCGGTTTCGTGGCCGAGCAGCAGATCGACGCCCAGGGTTGGGTGGTGGCGCCGGGTTTCGTCGATCTGGCGGTGCGGCCGCGCGAACCCGGCGATGAGCAGAAGGCGACACTGGAGAGTGAATGCCGGGCCGCGCTGGCCGGCGGCATCACCACGCTCTGCATGCCACCCGACACCCGGCCTCCGATCGACACGCCGGCGGTGGTCCGGCTGATCGAGGCGCAGGCGCGCGCGGCCGGTGCGGCACGGGTGGTGGTGCTGGGCGCACTGACGCAGCAGTTGGCCGGGGCATTTCCGGCCGAGATGGCGGCGCTGCGGGCCGCTGGTTGCGTTGGCATGAGCAACGGCAAGGCGCCGCTGGCCACTGCGCGGGTGCTGCGACACTGCATGGAGTATGCGGCCAGCAATGGCCTGATGCTGTTTGTCGAACCCGAGGAGCCGACGCTGGCGGCCGATGGCTGTGCCCATGAAGGCGAGGTGGCCAGCCGTCTGGGCCTGACCGGCATCCCGGCCAGTGCCGAGAGCATCGCCATTGCCACGGTGCTGCTGCTGGTCGAGCAGACCGGTGCGCGGGTCCACTTCGGACGGCTGTCGGCCGCCCGGTCGGTGGCGTTGATCGCCCAGGCCAAGGCGCAGGGATTGCCGGTCACTGCCGACGTGGCCGCCCATCAGTTGATCTGGAACGAGCGCGCGCTGCTCGACTATGACGCCCGCTTCCATCTGCGGCCACCGCTGCGCGGCGAGGCCGACCGCCAGGCGCTGTTGCAGGGGGTGCTGGAGGGGGTGGTCGATGCCATCTGCTCCGACCATCAGCCGCACGAGGCCGAGGCCAAGCTGGCACCCTTTGCCGCCACCGAGCCGGGAATCTCCGCACTCGAGACGCTGTTGCCACTGGCGCTGGCCGCTGCAAGCCAGGTCGAGATGCCACTGATCAAACTGATCGAACGGCTCAGCAGCGCACCTGCCCGGTTGCTTGGACTCGACGCCGGCTCGCTGCTGCCGGGTGCCCGCGCCGACCTCTGCCTCTTTGCCCCCGCTGAGCGCTGGCGACTGAGCGCCGCCACGTTGCACTCAAGAGGGCAGAACAGCCCGCTGCTCGAGAGCGAACTGGTGGGGCGGGTGCGCCATACGCTGCTCGATGGACGGATCGTCCACCAGGCGCCGTAA
- a CDS encoding aspartate carbamoyltransferase catalytic subunit: protein MNSQPPHDLQLTPQGQLRHFLAIEGLSRQILTEILDTAESFLTVGDQPVKKVPLLRGKTVVNLFFEASTRTRTTFELAAKRLSADVLSLNIGTSATSKGESLLDTLRNLEAMASDMFIVRHADSGAAHFIAAQVTPDVAVINAGDGRHAHPTQAMLDMFTIRRHKGAFEPLKVAIVGDILHSRVARSQIKALKTLGTGEVRLIAPLTLLPAGIDAFGVRHFTRLEEGLSDVDVVIMLRLQRERMQSALLPSFNEYYQLYGLTTEKLAYARPDAIVMHPGPINRGVEIQSEVADGPQSVILQQVSNGIAVRMAILSMTMSGQTLARQQESALHV, encoded by the coding sequence ATGAACAGCCAGCCGCCGCATGACCTCCAGCTCACCCCGCAGGGGCAGTTGCGCCATTTTCTGGCCATCGAGGGGCTGTCGCGGCAGATATTGACCGAGATTCTCGACACCGCCGAATCTTTTCTCACGGTTGGTGATCAGCCGGTCAAGAAGGTGCCGCTGCTGCGCGGCAAGACCGTGGTCAATCTCTTCTTCGAGGCCAGCACCCGCACCCGCACCACCTTCGAGCTGGCCGCCAAGCGGCTGTCGGCCGATGTGCTCAGCCTCAACATCGGCACCTCGGCCACCTCCAAGGGCGAGAGCCTGCTCGACACCCTGCGCAATCTGGAGGCGATGGCCAGCGACATGTTCATCGTGCGCCATGCCGACAGCGGCGCGGCCCACTTCATCGCCGCCCAGGTGACGCCCGACGTGGCGGTGATCAATGCCGGTGATGGGCGCCATGCCCATCCGACGCAGGCGATGCTCGACATGTTCACGATTCGCCGCCACAAGGGGGCCTTCGAGCCGCTGAAGGTGGCGATCGTCGGCGACATCCTGCACTCCCGCGTCGCCCGCTCGCAGATCAAGGCACTGAAGACGCTGGGCACCGGCGAGGTGCGGCTGATTGCCCCGCTCACGCTGCTGCCGGCCGGCATCGACGCCTTCGGAGTGCGCCACTTCACCCGGCTCGAAGAGGGGCTGAGCGACGTCGATGTGGTGATCATGCTGCGTTTGCAGCGCGAGCGGATGCAGAGCGCGCTGCTGCCGAGCTTCAATGAGTATTACCAGCTTTATGGGCTGACCACCGAAAAACTGGCCTATGCCCGGCCCGATGCGATCGTCATGCATCCGGGACCGATCAACCGCGGCGTCGAGATCCAGTCCGAGGTGGCCGACGGGCCGCAGTCGGTGATCCTGCAACAGGTGAGCAACGGCATCGCCGTGCGGATGGCGATTCTGTCGATGACGATGAGTGGCCAGACGCTGGCCAGACAGCAGGAGTCCGCGCTCCATGTCTGA